From one Flavobacterium sp. N502536 genomic stretch:
- the holA gene encoding DNA polymerase III subunit delta — MDEVVKIVNEIKAGDIKPIYFLMGEEPYYIDKLSEYIEQNVLAEEEKGFNQTVLYGRDVSVEDIVATAKRYPMMADRQVVIVKEAQDLSRTIDKIESYVANPMQTTVLVFCYKYKTLDKRKKVTKLLAQKGVVYESKKLYENQVGDWIKRVLAGKKYTIDPKANAMLVEFLGTDLSKINNELEKLQIILPQGTMITPQHIEENIGFSKDYNVFELRKAIGERNQLKAYKIAENFAHNPKEYPLVMTTGLVFGFFVQLLKYHGLKDKNPKNVAAAIGVNPYFLKEYDLAIKNYPMRKVSQIVGALRDVDIKSKGVGANALPQSDLLKEMLYKIFN, encoded by the coding sequence TGGACGAAGTTGTAAAAATTGTTAATGAGATAAAAGCGGGAGATATAAAACCAATTTACTTTTTAATGGGGGAGGAACCTTATTATATTGATAAATTATCGGAGTATATCGAACAAAATGTGCTTGCTGAAGAAGAAAAGGGATTCAATCAAACCGTTTTGTACGGAAGAGATGTCTCTGTTGAAGATATCGTAGCAACGGCCAAGCGCTATCCGATGATGGCTGATCGTCAGGTTGTTATTGTAAAAGAAGCACAGGATTTATCCAGAACAATTGATAAAATTGAATCTTATGTCGCCAATCCAATGCAAACAACCGTATTGGTTTTTTGTTACAAATACAAAACACTCGACAAACGAAAAAAAGTAACCAAACTACTCGCTCAGAAAGGAGTCGTTTACGAAAGTAAAAAATTATATGAAAACCAGGTTGGTGACTGGATAAAGCGTGTTCTTGCAGGAAAAAAATACACCATTGATCCAAAAGCCAATGCCATGCTGGTTGAATTTTTAGGAACCGATTTGAGTAAGATTAATAACGAACTCGAAAAGCTTCAGATTATTTTACCGCAAGGCACCATGATAACTCCACAGCATATTGAGGAGAATATTGGTTTTAGTAAAGATTATAATGTTTTTGAGCTTCGAAAAGCCATAGGGGAGCGAAACCAGCTGAAAGCCTATAAAATTGCAGAGAATTTTGCACACAATCCGAAGGAATATCCACTGGTAATGACAACTGGATTAGTATTTGGATTCTTTGTTCAGCTTCTAAAATATCACGGACTGAAAGATAAAAACCCTAAAAATGTCGCGGCAGCAATTGGTGTAAATCCTTATTTTTTAAAGGAGTATGATTTGGCCATAAAAAATTATCCTATGCGTAAAGTAAGTCAGATTGTAGGAGCCTTGCGTGATGTTGATATTAAAAGCAAAGGAGTAGGAGCCAATGCATTGCCACAATCTGATTTATTAAAAGAAATGCTGTATAAAATATTTAATTAA